A portion of the Pseudomonas koreensis genome contains these proteins:
- a CDS encoding LysR family transcriptional regulator encodes MTIKQIRAFLAVAHSLSFAVACERLHLSQSALSLTIKALEEGLGGRLFSRNTRNVALTPEGESLLPLARRLIADWDNAEDEMRQRFSLQRGRVTLAAMPSFAGNLLPPILKSFRARYPNVNVTVNDVINEQVLEMVRDRQVELGVAFAPMQSTSMMFTPLYVDRFVAVVPADSALADRVDIDWQTLLQEPFITLQRPSTVRVMLEEHLQARGMKLPVEFESHQLATVGRMVASGLGVSAVPALCAGQMRELGAHCLTLVDSVERAIGVLTEPGNELSAAAQALFEILKAEDLQRQFDLPLTPGARKQSAER; translated from the coding sequence ATGACAATCAAACAGATCCGTGCGTTTCTCGCCGTGGCCCACAGCTTGAGTTTCGCCGTCGCTTGCGAGCGCCTGCACCTGTCCCAGTCGGCGTTGAGCCTGACCATCAAAGCGCTGGAGGAGGGCTTGGGCGGGCGATTGTTCAGCCGCAATACGCGCAACGTCGCGCTGACCCCGGAAGGCGAATCCCTGCTGCCGCTGGCGCGCCGGTTGATCGCCGACTGGGACAACGCTGAAGACGAGATGCGTCAGCGTTTCAGCCTGCAACGCGGGCGCGTGACGCTGGCGGCGATGCCGTCGTTTGCCGGCAATCTGCTGCCGCCGATCCTCAAGAGCTTTCGCGCGCGTTATCCGAACGTCAACGTGACGGTCAACGACGTGATCAATGAACAAGTCCTGGAAATGGTCCGCGACCGGCAGGTCGAACTCGGCGTCGCGTTCGCGCCGATGCAGAGCACGTCGATGATGTTCACTCCGTTGTATGTCGACCGCTTTGTCGCGGTGGTGCCAGCGGATTCAGCGCTGGCCGATCGCGTCGACATCGATTGGCAGACCTTGTTGCAGGAACCGTTCATCACCCTGCAGCGGCCATCGACCGTGCGAGTCATGCTTGAAGAGCATTTGCAGGCACGCGGAATGAAGTTGCCGGTGGAGTTCGAGAGTCATCAATTGGCGACGGTCGGCCGCATGGTCGCCAGCGGGCTCGGGGTCAGCGCGGTGCCGGCATTGTGTGCGGGCCAGATGCGCGAGCTTGGCGCGCACTGCCTGACCCTGGTTGATTCGGTGGAGCGGGCGATTGGTGTGTTGACCGAGCCGGGCAATGAATTGTCGGCGGCGGCGCAGGCGTTGTTCGAGATTCTCAAGGCTGAAGATCTGCAGCGCCAGTTCGATCTCCCCCTCACCCCGGGAGCGCGGAAACAGAGCGCCGAACGCTGA